The following proteins come from a genomic window of Microbacterium sp. JZ31:
- the efp gene encoding elongation factor P yields the protein MASTADIKNGVVLSIDGQLWSVVEFQHVKPGKGGAFVRTKLKNVVTGKVVDKTFNAGAKVDIQNVDRRDYTYLYNDGDNFVFMDAKDYDQINVPAATVGDASKFLLENQEVTIALHDGTPLYVELPASVILEITYTEPGLQGDRSSAGTKPATVETGAEIQVPLFLETGTRVKVDTRTGDYLGREK from the coding sequence ATGGCATCCACCGCAGACATCAAGAACGGCGTCGTGCTCAGCATCGACGGACAGCTCTGGAGCGTCGTGGAGTTCCAGCACGTCAAGCCCGGCAAGGGCGGCGCGTTCGTCCGCACCAAGCTCAAGAACGTCGTGACCGGCAAGGTCGTCGACAAGACGTTCAACGCGGGCGCCAAGGTCGACATCCAGAACGTCGACCGCCGCGACTACACGTACCTCTACAACGACGGCGACAACTTCGTCTTCATGGACGCCAAGGATTACGACCAGATCAACGTCCCCGCCGCCACGGTCGGCGACGCGTCGAAGTTCCTCCTCGAGAACCAGGAGGTCACGATCGCGCTGCACGACGGCACGCCGCTGTACGTCGAACTCCCCGCCTCCGTGATCCTCGAGATCACGTACACCGAGCCGGGCCTGCAGGGCGACCGCTCGTCCGCCGGCACCAAGCCCGCCACGGTCGAGACCGGCGCCGAGATCCAGGTGCCGCTGTTCCTCGAGACCGGCACGCGCGTCAAGGTGGACACCCGCACGGGCGACTACCTCGGCCGCGAGAAGTGA
- the pyrR gene encoding bifunctional pyr operon transcriptional regulator/uracil phosphoribosyltransferase PyrR, producing MSTRAVLNDADIARALTRIAHEILESNKGPDGLILLGIPTRGVTLAQRLSALIERFAGQAVPTGSLDVTMYRDDLAKHPTRTPRPTQIPAGGIDGKVVVLVDDVLFSGRSIRAALDALNDIGRPAAVRLAILVDRGHRELPIRPDFVGKNLPSSRSERVNVRVTEVDGGSDEVSIEGGDA from the coding sequence ATGAGCACGCGTGCCGTGCTGAACGACGCCGACATCGCCAGGGCCCTGACGCGGATCGCACACGAGATCCTCGAGTCGAACAAGGGCCCGGACGGACTGATCCTGCTGGGGATCCCGACGCGTGGCGTGACCCTCGCGCAGCGGCTCTCCGCCCTGATCGAGCGCTTCGCCGGACAGGCGGTGCCGACCGGGTCCCTGGACGTCACGATGTACCGCGACGACCTCGCCAAGCATCCGACGCGCACGCCGCGGCCCACGCAGATCCCCGCCGGGGGCATCGACGGCAAGGTCGTGGTGCTCGTCGACGACGTGCTGTTCTCGGGCCGCAGCATCCGCGCCGCGCTCGACGCCCTGAACGACATCGGGCGCCCGGCCGCGGTGCGTCTGGCCATCCTCGTCGACCGCGGGCACCGCGAGCTGCCGATCCGGCCCGACTTCGTCGGCAAGAACCTGCCGTCCTCGCGCAGCGAGCGCGTCAACGTGCGCGTCACGGAGGTCGACGGCGGATCCGACGAGGTGTCGATCGAGGGCGGCGACGCATGA
- the nusB gene encoding transcription antitermination factor NusB, translating into MSARTKARKRALDILFSADVRGDELAVALAAEAKRAASEPARQASWLYAREIVDGVIDAAAEIDEQITTHSRDWKIDRMPAVDRALLRIATWEILHNPDVPTAVAIDEAVELAKEFSTDDSGAFVHGVLARIARSS; encoded by the coding sequence GTGAGCGCCCGCACCAAGGCGCGCAAGCGCGCCCTCGACATCCTCTTCTCCGCCGACGTGCGCGGCGACGAGCTCGCGGTGGCCCTGGCCGCCGAGGCCAAGCGCGCGGCCTCCGAGCCCGCGCGGCAGGCCTCGTGGCTCTACGCGCGCGAGATCGTCGACGGCGTGATCGACGCGGCCGCGGAGATCGACGAGCAGATCACGACGCACAGCCGCGACTGGAAGATCGACCGCATGCCGGCCGTCGACCGCGCCCTGCTGCGCATCGCGACGTGGGAGATCCTGCACAACCCCGACGTGCCGACCGCGGTCGCGATCGACGAGGCCGTGGAGCTCGCCAAGGAGTTCTCGACGGACGACTCGGGCGCGTTCGTCCACGGAGTCCTCGCCCGCATCGCACGCTCCAGCTGA
- a CDS encoding PH-like domain-containing protein — protein MSHEAASMIFVAIAVIALALMVWGWRRRARRDAGVIAPVAERRGAVRATFTGLYVATTRHEKPLDRLNVKHLAFRSRVTVTVTDAGVALDMPGEPTVFLDAPRLRDAGRATWTIDRVVEYDGLVLVAWTADDGTICDSYVRLQDADPDALVSEIERLRTESDSDSTQMGAQR, from the coding sequence GTGAGCCACGAGGCCGCCTCGATGATCTTCGTCGCGATCGCCGTGATCGCCCTCGCCCTCATGGTGTGGGGATGGCGACGACGAGCGAGGCGCGACGCCGGCGTGATCGCTCCCGTCGCCGAGCGCCGGGGCGCGGTGCGCGCCACGTTCACGGGCCTCTACGTCGCCACCACGCGGCATGAGAAGCCGCTGGATCGCCTGAACGTGAAGCACCTCGCCTTCCGCTCGCGCGTGACGGTGACCGTGACCGACGCCGGCGTCGCGCTCGACATGCCCGGCGAGCCCACGGTCTTCCTCGACGCGCCGCGCCTGCGGGACGCCGGTCGCGCGACGTGGACCATCGACCGCGTCGTCGAGTACGACGGCCTCGTGCTCGTGGCCTGGACGGCCGACGACGGCACGATCTGCGACAGCTATGTGCGGCTGCAGGACGCGGATCCGGACGCCCTGGTGTCCGAGATCGAGCGCCTCCGCACAGAATCCGACTCCGACTCCACCCAGATGGGAGCACAGCGATGA
- the carA gene encoding glutamine-hydrolyzing carbamoyl-phosphate synthase small subunit has protein sequence MTSLLDRQPAVLVLEDGTRYPGHAYGARGTTLGEVVFTTGMTGYQETLTDPSYAGQIVLQTAPHIGNTGVNTEDPESRRVWVAGYIVRDPSRVVSSWRAEESLDDALERDGIVGISGIDTRAITRHIRSAGSMRGGIFSGDAAHIAEDEQLRLVTEAPQMAGQNLSGQVSVEVAAVTPAVGEKIGNLAVIDLGIKQATVNNLARRGFEVHVLPQNVTREQLLAIDPVAAFYSNGPGDPAASEEHVQLLRGILDEQLPFFGICFGNQLLGRALGLGTYKLPFGHRGINQPVKDKLTGRVEITAHNHGFAVDAPLVGEFDSPAGYGRVEVSHVGLNDDVVEGLRALDIPAFSVQYHPEAAGGPNDANYLFDRFRDMVVEHLASKNAKKDANA, from the coding sequence ATGACATCGCTCCTCGACCGCCAGCCGGCCGTGCTCGTCCTCGAGGACGGCACGCGCTACCCCGGGCACGCCTACGGCGCGCGCGGCACGACCCTCGGCGAGGTCGTCTTCACGACCGGCATGACCGGCTACCAGGAGACCCTGACCGACCCGTCCTACGCCGGACAGATCGTGCTGCAGACCGCGCCGCACATCGGCAACACCGGCGTCAACACGGAGGACCCCGAGTCGCGTCGCGTCTGGGTCGCCGGCTACATCGTGCGCGACCCCTCGCGCGTCGTCTCGAGCTGGCGCGCCGAGGAGTCGCTCGACGACGCGCTCGAGCGCGACGGCATCGTGGGCATCAGCGGGATCGACACGCGCGCGATCACGCGTCACATCCGCTCGGCCGGCAGCATGCGCGGCGGCATCTTCTCGGGCGACGCCGCGCATATCGCCGAGGACGAGCAGCTGCGTCTCGTGACCGAGGCCCCGCAGATGGCCGGGCAGAACCTGTCGGGTCAGGTCTCCGTCGAGGTCGCCGCCGTCACGCCCGCCGTGGGGGAGAAGATCGGCAACCTCGCGGTCATCGACCTCGGCATCAAGCAGGCGACCGTCAACAACCTCGCGCGCCGCGGCTTCGAGGTGCACGTGCTGCCGCAGAACGTCACGAGGGAGCAGCTGCTCGCGATCGACCCGGTCGCGGCGTTCTACTCCAACGGTCCGGGCGACCCCGCCGCGTCGGAGGAGCACGTGCAGCTGCTGCGCGGCATCCTGGACGAGCAGCTGCCCTTCTTCGGCATCTGCTTCGGCAACCAGCTGCTGGGCCGCGCGCTCGGCCTGGGCACGTACAAGCTGCCGTTCGGCCACCGCGGCATCAACCAGCCCGTGAAGGACAAGCTCACGGGCCGCGTCGAGATCACGGCGCACAACCACGGCTTCGCGGTCGACGCGCCGCTCGTGGGCGAGTTCGACAGCCCCGCCGGCTACGGCCGCGTGGAGGTGAGCCACGTGGGCCTGAACGACGACGTCGTGGAGGGCCTGCGTGCGCTCGACATCCCCGCCTTCTCGGTGCAGTACCACCCGGAGGCCGCCGGCGGCCCGAACGACGCCAACTACCTGTTCGACCGCTTCCGCGACATGGTCGTGGAGCACCTTGCCAGCAAGAACGCCAAGAAGGACGCGAATGCCTAA
- a CDS encoding aspartate carbamoyltransferase catalytic subunit encodes MRHLLDTHTLPREDAIRILDIAEDMADTQSREVKKLPTLRGKTVVNLFFEDSTRTRISFEAAAKRLSADVINFAAKGSSVSKGESLQDTAQTLQAMGADAVVIRHGASGAPRTLATSGWIDAGVVNAGDGTHEHPTQALLDAFTMRKRRHGADSRGKDLAGFRVAIVGDILHSRVARSNVWLLHTLGADVTLVAPPTLLPQDISNWPVTVRYDLDEAISADPDALMMLRIQLERMNAAYFPSEREYSRRWGLDPRRLDSLPAGSIVMHPGPMNRGLEISAEAADSPRSTVLEQVKAGVSVRMAVLYLLLAGERTDAKPQSEEER; translated from the coding sequence ATGAGGCACCTGCTCGACACGCACACGCTCCCGCGCGAGGACGCGATCCGCATCCTCGACATCGCGGAGGACATGGCCGACACGCAGTCGCGCGAGGTCAAGAAGCTCCCCACCCTGCGCGGCAAGACCGTCGTGAATCTGTTCTTCGAGGACTCCACGCGCACGCGCATCTCGTTCGAGGCCGCGGCCAAGCGCCTGTCGGCCGACGTGATCAACTTCGCGGCGAAGGGCTCGAGCGTCTCGAAGGGCGAGAGCCTGCAGGACACCGCCCAGACGCTGCAGGCGATGGGGGCCGACGCGGTCGTGATCCGCCATGGCGCGTCCGGAGCGCCCCGCACGCTCGCGACGAGCGGCTGGATCGACGCGGGCGTCGTGAACGCCGGCGACGGCACGCACGAGCACCCCACGCAGGCGCTGCTCGACGCGTTCACGATGCGCAAGCGCCGCCACGGCGCGGACAGCCGCGGCAAGGACCTCGCGGGCTTCCGCGTCGCGATCGTCGGGGACATCCTGCACTCGCGCGTCGCGCGCTCGAACGTGTGGCTGCTCCACACGCTGGGTGCGGACGTCACGCTGGTCGCGCCGCCGACGCTGCTGCCGCAGGACATCTCGAACTGGCCCGTGACCGTGCGCTACGACCTCGACGAGGCGATCTCGGCGGACCCCGACGCGCTCATGATGCTGCGCATCCAGCTTGAGCGCATGAACGCCGCGTATTTCCCCTCTGAGCGGGAGTATTCCCGCAGGTGGGGGCTCGACCCGCGGCGACTTGACAGCCTGCCAGCCGGTAGCATTGTGATGCACCCCGGACCCATGAACCGGGGCCTGGAGATCTCGGCCGAGGCCGCCGATTCGCCGCGATCGACGGTGCTCGAGCAGGTCAAGGCGGGGGTCTCCGTGCGGATGGCTGTGCTCTACCTGCTGCTGGCGGGGGAGCGGACGGATGCGAAGCCCCAGAGTGAGGAGGAGCGATGA
- a CDS encoding bifunctional sugar phosphate isomerase/epimerase/4-hydroxyphenylpyruvate dioxygenase family protein, translating into MKTSIATVCLSGTLAQKLHACAAAGFAGVEIFEPDLVAAPESPEEIRALAARLGLTLDLYQPLRDAEGVTEELFADVLRRAEAKFALMRRLGMDLVLCCSNVATATIDDDEVSAGQLRRLGDLAQRYGVRIAYEALAWGRFVDDYRRAWRIVQLADHPAVGVCLDSFHVLSRGHDPADIEEIPGERIFFLQLADAPALEMDVLSWSRHHRLFPGEGDFDLHAFVGHVLRAGYTGPISLEVFNDTFRQTEARQTAVHARRSLRWLEDALAGDPPHRADLSRLTPASAPRGFDFVEIKAEDTSHVEALLQAAGFARRGRHRTKPVTLWSSGDARVILNEQHARDLQPYIAAVGFAVADPAAQTARARELRTPFAYRRTHATEEALVAVTAPDGSEVYWYAASVDEPVWVSEFVDGDPRGGGLVTGIDHVSLTQPWQVIDETVLFYRAVLSLEPAGGTDVASPRGLVQSRVLQTPDRAIRMPLNVAPPIVAERGPGAGLSQHVAFRCRDVVALAREGRARGLDILPIPGNYYDDLAARFGLPDDRIDELRGLDLLYDRDATGEYLHFYASAPGRAFWEFVERRDGYDGYGAMNAPVRLAAQDSAGR; encoded by the coding sequence ATGAAGACGTCGATCGCGACCGTATGCCTGAGTGGCACGCTGGCCCAGAAGCTGCACGCGTGCGCCGCCGCGGGATTCGCGGGCGTCGAGATCTTCGAGCCCGACCTCGTGGCCGCTCCGGAGAGCCCCGAGGAGATCCGCGCCCTCGCCGCGCGGCTCGGCCTCACGCTCGACCTGTACCAGCCCCTGCGCGACGCGGAGGGTGTGACGGAGGAGCTCTTCGCCGACGTGCTGCGTCGCGCCGAGGCGAAGTTCGCGCTGATGAGGCGCCTGGGCATGGATCTCGTGCTGTGCTGCAGCAACGTCGCGACCGCCACGATCGACGACGACGAGGTGAGCGCCGGCCAGCTGCGCCGGCTCGGCGACCTGGCGCAGCGCTACGGCGTGCGCATCGCATACGAGGCCCTCGCGTGGGGGCGCTTCGTCGACGACTACCGGCGCGCCTGGCGCATCGTCCAGCTCGCCGACCACCCCGCCGTGGGCGTGTGCCTGGACTCCTTCCACGTACTCTCGCGCGGGCACGATCCGGCGGACATCGAGGAGATCCCGGGAGAGCGCATCTTCTTCCTGCAGCTCGCGGACGCGCCGGCGCTCGAGATGGACGTGCTGTCGTGGAGCCGCCACCACCGCCTGTTCCCGGGCGAGGGCGACTTCGACCTGCACGCGTTCGTCGGCCACGTGCTGCGCGCGGGCTACACCGGTCCGATCTCGCTCGAGGTGTTCAACGACACCTTCCGCCAGACGGAGGCGCGTCAGACCGCCGTGCACGCGCGCCGTTCGCTGCGCTGGCTGGAGGACGCGCTGGCCGGCGACCCGCCCCACCGCGCCGACCTCTCCCGGCTCACGCCGGCGTCCGCGCCCCGCGGGTTCGACTTCGTCGAGATCAAGGCGGAGGACACCTCGCACGTCGAGGCCCTCCTGCAGGCCGCCGGTTTCGCGCGCCGAGGCCGCCACCGCACGAAGCCCGTGACGCTCTGGAGCTCGGGCGACGCCCGCGTGATCCTGAACGAGCAGCACGCGCGCGATCTGCAGCCGTACATCGCCGCGGTGGGCTTCGCGGTCGCCGACCCCGCCGCCCAGACGGCCCGGGCGCGCGAGCTGCGCACGCCCTTCGCGTATCGCCGCACGCATGCCACCGAGGAGGCCCTCGTCGCCGTCACGGCGCCCGACGGCTCGGAGGTGTACTGGTACGCCGCGTCCGTGGACGAGCCGGTGTGGGTGTCCGAGTTCGTCGACGGCGATCCGCGCGGCGGGGGACTGGTCACCGGGATCGACCACGTCAGTCTCACGCAGCCGTGGCAGGTGATCGACGAGACCGTGCTGTTCTATCGTGCGGTTCTGTCGCTCGAGCCCGCGGGGGGCACGGACGTCGCGAGCCCGCGCGGCCTCGTGCAGTCGCGCGTGCTGCAGACGCCGGACCGGGCGATCCGGATGCCGCTCAACGTCGCGCCGCCGATCGTGGCCGAGCGCGGGCCGGGCGCCGGGCTGTCGCAGCACGTCGCGTTCCGCTGCAGAGACGTCGTCGCGCTCGCGCGCGAGGGGCGCGCGCGGGGCCTCGACATCCTGCCCATCCCCGGCAACTACTACGACGATCTCGCGGCCCGCTTCGGACTGCCGGACGACCGGATCGATGAGCTGCGGGGGCTCGATCTGCTCTACGACCGCGATGCGACGGGGGAGTACCTGCACTTCTACGCGTCGGCGCCCGGCCGGGCGTTCTGGGAGTTCGTCGAGCGGCGGGACGGCTACGACGGGTACGGCGCGATGAACGCCCCCGTGCGGCTCGCGGCGCAGGACTCCGCCGGCCGCTGA
- the carB gene encoding carbamoyl-phosphate synthase large subunit, with amino-acid sequence MPKRDDIQSVLVIGSGPIVIGQAVEFDYSGTQACRVLREEGVRVILVNSNPATIMTDPEFADATYIEPITPEVIETIIAKEKPDAILPTLGGQTALNAAMALHERGILEKYDVELIGAKVDAIRKGEDRQIFKELVIEAGAEVARSVIAHTMEEVLAGAAELGYPLVVRPSFTMGGLGSGFAFDEQDLRRIAGAGLRESTTTEVLLEESILGWKEYELELMRDTADNTVVVCSIENVDPVGVHTGDSITVAPALTLTDREYQKLRDIGIDIIRAVGVDTGGCNIQFAVNPADGRIIVIEMNPRVSRSSALASKATGFPIAKLAAKLALGYRLDEVPNDITKVTPASFEPTLDYVVVKVPRFAFEKFPAADPTLTTTMKSVGEAMAIGRNYTTALQKALRSIEKRGSSFHWGDEPRSTEELLLEARTPTDGRLVLVQQALRKGATVAEAFDATAIDPWFLDQIVLINEVAEAVATAPELDESVLRLAKEHGFSDAQIAQLRGIAETEARGVRHGLGLRPVYKTVDTCAGEFPALTPYHYSSYDFETEVTPSDRRKVIIIGSGPNRIGQGVEFDYSCVHASFALSAAGYETVMVNCNPETVSTDYDTSDRLYFEPLTLEDVLEVLHAESLSGEIHGVVCQLGGQTPLGLAKGIEEAGYRILGTSPAAIDLAEDRKLFGEILERGGLVAPRNGTATDEAEAVRIAEEIGYPVLVRPSFVLGGRGMEIVYDTPSLRDYFARIAEHAIIGEDAPLLVDRFLDDAVEIDVDALYDGHELYIGGIMEHLEEAGIHSGDSSCALPPMSLGRTEIDRVREATLAIAQGVGVRGLLNVQFAISAGVLYVIEANPRASRTVPFVSKALGIPLAKAASRIMAGETIDALRAEGLLPENDGSRVPIDSPVSVKEAVLPFKRFRTREGHIVDSVLGPEMRSTGEVMGIDRDFPTAFAKSQSAAYGGIPRGGTVFISVADADKRDVLLPAHRLQQLGFSILATEGTAEILLRNGIRAEVVGKYSATQASGEENIVDLINEGRVDMIVNTPSGMSARADGYEIRAAAVGGDKALFTTIATLGAAVSAMDTMAEGFSVKSLQEYATEREQRSAVAVEAR; translated from the coding sequence ATGCCTAAGCGCGACGACATCCAGTCCGTTCTCGTCATCGGATCGGGCCCGATCGTCATCGGTCAGGCCGTCGAGTTCGACTACTCCGGCACCCAGGCGTGCCGCGTGCTCCGCGAGGAGGGCGTGCGCGTCATCCTCGTGAACTCCAACCCGGCCACGATCATGACGGATCCGGAGTTCGCCGACGCGACGTACATCGAGCCGATCACGCCCGAGGTGATCGAGACGATCATCGCCAAGGAGAAGCCCGACGCGATCCTGCCGACCCTCGGCGGCCAGACCGCGCTGAACGCGGCCATGGCGCTGCACGAGCGCGGCATCCTCGAGAAGTACGACGTCGAGCTGATCGGCGCGAAGGTCGACGCGATCCGCAAGGGCGAGGACCGTCAGATCTTCAAGGAGCTCGTGATCGAGGCGGGCGCCGAGGTCGCGCGCAGCGTGATCGCCCACACGATGGAGGAAGTGCTCGCGGGAGCGGCCGAGCTCGGCTACCCGCTCGTCGTGCGTCCGTCCTTCACGATGGGCGGCCTGGGCTCGGGCTTCGCGTTCGACGAGCAGGATCTGCGCCGCATCGCCGGCGCGGGCCTGCGCGAGTCGACGACGACCGAGGTCCTGCTCGAGGAGTCGATCCTCGGGTGGAAGGAGTACGAGCTCGAGCTGATGCGCGACACGGCCGACAACACGGTCGTGGTGTGCTCGATCGAGAACGTCGACCCGGTGGGCGTGCACACGGGCGACTCGATCACCGTCGCACCGGCCCTGACCCTCACCGACCGCGAGTACCAGAAGCTCCGCGACATCGGCATCGACATCATCCGCGCCGTGGGTGTCGACACCGGCGGCTGCAACATCCAGTTCGCGGTCAACCCCGCGGACGGCCGGATCATCGTGATCGAGATGAACCCCCGCGTGTCGCGCTCGTCGGCGCTCGCGTCCAAGGCCACGGGCTTCCCGATCGCCAAGCTCGCCGCGAAGCTCGCGCTGGGCTACCGGCTCGACGAGGTCCCGAACGACATCACGAAGGTCACGCCGGCGTCGTTCGAGCCCACGCTCGACTACGTGGTCGTCAAGGTCCCGCGCTTCGCCTTCGAGAAGTTCCCGGCCGCGGACCCGACCCTCACCACGACCATGAAGTCGGTGGGCGAGGCCATGGCGATCGGCCGCAACTACACGACCGCGCTGCAGAAGGCGCTGCGCTCGATCGAGAAGCGCGGCTCCAGCTTCCACTGGGGCGACGAGCCGCGTTCGACCGAGGAGCTCCTGCTCGAGGCCCGCACCCCCACGGACGGCCGCCTCGTGCTCGTGCAGCAGGCGCTGCGCAAGGGCGCGACGGTCGCCGAGGCGTTCGACGCGACCGCGATCGATCCGTGGTTCCTCGACCAGATCGTCCTGATCAACGAGGTCGCCGAGGCGGTCGCAACCGCCCCCGAGCTCGACGAGTCCGTCCTGCGGCTCGCGAAGGAGCACGGCTTCTCGGACGCGCAGATCGCGCAGCTGCGCGGCATCGCCGAGACCGAGGCGCGGGGCGTCCGCCACGGTCTCGGCCTGCGTCCCGTGTACAAGACGGTCGACACGTGCGCGGGCGAGTTCCCCGCGCTCACGCCGTACCACTACTCGAGCTACGACTTCGAGACCGAGGTGACGCCGTCCGACCGCCGGAAGGTCATCATCATCGGCTCCGGCCCGAACCGCATCGGCCAGGGCGTCGAGTTCGACTACTCGTGCGTGCACGCGTCGTTCGCGCTGTCGGCCGCGGGCTACGAGACCGTCATGGTCAACTGCAACCCCGAGACCGTCTCGACCGACTACGACACCTCGGACCGCCTCTACTTCGAGCCGCTGACGCTCGAGGACGTGCTCGAGGTGCTGCACGCCGAGTCGCTCTCGGGCGAGATCCACGGCGTCGTGTGCCAGCTCGGCGGTCAGACGCCGCTCGGGCTCGCGAAGGGCATCGAGGAGGCCGGCTACCGGATCCTCGGCACCAGCCCCGCCGCGATCGACCTCGCCGAGGACCGCAAGCTCTTCGGCGAGATCCTCGAGCGCGGCGGCCTCGTCGCGCCCCGCAACGGCACCGCGACGGACGAGGCCGAGGCCGTCCGGATCGCCGAGGAGATCGGCTACCCCGTGCTCGTGCGCCCGAGCTTCGTGCTCGGCGGACGCGGCATGGAGATCGTGTACGACACCCCGAGTCTGCGCGACTACTTCGCGCGCATCGCGGAGCACGCGATCATCGGCGAGGACGCGCCGCTGCTCGTCGACCGGTTCCTGGACGACGCGGTGGAGATCGATGTCGACGCGCTGTACGACGGCCACGAGCTGTACATCGGCGGCATCATGGAGCACCTCGAGGAGGCCGGCATCCACTCCGGCGACTCGAGCTGCGCCCTGCCGCCCATGTCCCTCGGCCGCACCGAGATCGACCGCGTGCGCGAGGCGACCCTGGCGATCGCCCAGGGCGTGGGCGTGCGCGGCCTGCTGAACGTGCAGTTCGCGATCAGCGCGGGCGTGCTCTACGTGATCGAGGCGAATCCGCGCGCGAGCCGCACGGTGCCGTTCGTGTCGAAGGCGCTCGGGATCCCGCTCGCGAAGGCCGCCTCGCGCATCATGGCGGGCGAGACGATCGACGCGCTCCGCGCCGAGGGGCTGCTGCCGGAGAACGACGGCTCGCGGGTGCCGATCGACTCGCCGGTCTCGGTCAAGGAGGCGGTGCTGCCGTTCAAGCGCTTCCGCACGCGCGAGGGACACATCGTCGACTCGGTGCTCGGCCCGGAGATGCGTTCGACGGGTGAGGTGATGGGAATCGACCGCGACTTCCCGACCGCCTTCGCGAAGAGCCAGTCGGCGGCATACGGCGGCATCCCGCGCGGCGGCACGGTGTTCATCTCGGTCGCCGACGCCGACAAGCGCGACGTGCTCCTCCCCGCGCACCGCCTGCAGCAGCTCGGCTTCTCGATCCTCGCGACCGAGGGCACGGCCGAGATTCTGCTGCGCAACGGCATCCGGGCCGAGGTCGTGGGCAAGTACAGCGCGACGCAGGCATCCGGCGAGGAGAACATCGTCGACCTCATCAACGAGGGCCGCGTCGACATGATCGTGAACACCCCGAGCGGCATGTCGGCGCGTGCCGACGGCTACGAGATCCGTGCGGCGGCGGTGGGCGGTGACAAGGCGCTGTTCACCACGATCGCCACGCTCGGCGCGGCCGTGAGCGCGATGGACACGATGGCCGAGGGCTTCTCCGTGAAGAGCCTGCAGGAGTACGCGACTGAGCGCGAGCAGCGCAGCGCGGTGGCCGTGGAGGCTCGATGA
- a CDS encoding dihydroorotase, whose amino-acid sequence MSGVLLITGASIEGGDRADLLIEDGRIAEVGSGLSREGATRIDADGLVALPGLVDLHTHLREPGYEASETILTGTRAAAAGGFTAVFAMPNTSPVADTAGVVEQELALGEAAGYATVQPIGAVTVGQRGERLAELGAMADSRARVRVFSDDGFCVWDPLIMRRALEYVKAFDGVVAQHAQDPRLTEGAQMNEGVVSAELGLAGWPAVAEESIIARDVLLAEHVGSRLHVCHLSTAGSVDIIRWAKKRGIDVTAEVTPHHLLLTDELVRDYDARFKVNPPLRTAEDVQAVREGLADGTIDIVATDHAPHPAEAKACEWQAAANGMVGLESALRVVHQAMVSTGLLDWAGVARVLSKTPARIGRLAGHGTPLEAGRPAELTLYDPATGGAFGTSDLRGRSVNSPYVGRELPGRVMWTIHRGYATLADGDVVDLEAVRA is encoded by the coding sequence ATGAGCGGTGTCCTTCTCATCACCGGAGCATCGATCGAGGGCGGCGACCGCGCCGACCTGCTGATCGAGGACGGCCGGATCGCCGAGGTCGGATCCGGACTCTCGCGCGAGGGCGCCACGCGCATCGACGCGGACGGACTCGTCGCGCTGCCCGGTCTCGTGGACCTCCACACGCACCTGCGCGAGCCGGGCTACGAGGCGAGCGAGACGATCCTGACCGGCACGCGCGCGGCCGCCGCGGGCGGGTTCACGGCGGTGTTCGCGATGCCCAACACCTCGCCGGTCGCCGACACGGCGGGCGTTGTCGAGCAGGAGCTCGCGCTGGGTGAGGCCGCCGGGTACGCGACCGTGCAGCCGATCGGCGCGGTCACGGTCGGGCAGCGGGGCGAGCGCCTCGCCGAGCTCGGCGCGATGGCCGACTCGCGCGCTCGCGTCCGGGTGTTCAGCGACGACGGCTTCTGTGTGTGGGACCCGCTGATCATGCGCCGCGCGCTCGAGTACGTGAAGGCCTTCGACGGCGTCGTGGCGCAGCATGCGCAGGATCCCCGCCTGACCGAGGGCGCGCAGATGAACGAGGGCGTCGTGTCCGCCGAGCTCGGCCTCGCGGGATGGCCCGCCGTCGCCGAGGAGTCGATCATCGCGCGCGACGTGCTGCTGGCGGAGCACGTGGGCTCGCGCCTGCACGTCTGCCACCTCTCCACGGCCGGGTCCGTCGACATCATCCGCTGGGCGAAGAAGCGCGGCATCGACGTCACCGCCGAGGTGACTCCGCACCACCTGCTGCTGACCGACGAGCTGGTGCGCGACTACGACGCGCGCTTCAAGGTCAACCCGCCGCTGCGGACGGCCGAGGACGTGCAGGCCGTGCGGGAGGGCCTCGCGGACGGCACGATCGACATCGTCGCCACCGATCACGCACCGCATCCCGCCGAGGCGAAGGCGTGCGAGTGGCAGGCCGCCGCGAACGGCATGGTCGGGCTCGAGAGCGCGCTGCGCGTCGTGCACCAGGCCATGGTCTCCACGGGTCTGCTCGACTGGGCGGGCGTGGCCCGCGTGCTGTCGAAGACGCCCGCCCGCATCGGGCGTCTCGCGGGCCACGGCACGCCGCTCGAGGCGGGCCGGCCCGCCGAGCTCACGCTCTACGACCCGGCCACGGGCGGCGCGTTCGGCACGTCCGACCTGCGCGGCCGCAGCGTCAACTCGCCCTACGTGGGGCGGGAGCTGCCCGGCCGCGTGATGTGGACGATCCACCGCGGCTACGCGACGCTCGCCGACGGCGACGTCGTCGACCTCGAGGCGGTGCGCGCGTGA